The Halobaculum magnesiiphilum genome contains the following window.
CGAGCGTCCTCCGCACCGAGGACGAGGCCGACACCGCCGACCTGCTGGAGACGATCGCCCGGCGCGAGCAGGAGACGAACGACCGCGAGGTGTCCGCACACGGCGAGAAGGGGGCGAAGACGCTCGCCGAGCAACAGGAGTACGTCGTCTCGTCGATCGCGGACATCGGTCCAGTCACCTCGCGGGCGCTGCTGGAGCACTTCGGCACCGTCGAGGGGGTGATGACCGCCCGCGAGGAGGACCTGCTGGAGGTCTCGGGCGTCGGGCAGGTGACGGCCGAACGCATTCGCGAGGTCGTCGGAAGCGACTACCCGGAGTAGCCGCGAAACACCCGTTCTCCGCCGTGTACGGTTCGGTTCTCAGCGACGCAGCGCCGAGAGCGCCTCGGCAGCCTCCCGAGCCGCCGCGAGGTGGTCGGCGGCGACACGGGGGTCGGACGCCTCGGCTGCTGCCTCGGCGTGGCGCCGCAGCGTGCTCGCGAGTGCGTCGCGGCCGGCCGCGAGGTCGTCGCCGGCGGCTCCCGCGTTCGCGTCGCCGGCGGGCCGTGTCGATGCCGGGGAGGTATCACGTCCGGCCGCCACGTCGACGCTCGCGTCCACGTGGCCCGTTGTCTCCGGTGTTGCCGTCCCGGCCGCCTCCGCGGCGTCAACCCCGGCCCCGTCCACGTCCGCGGACGCGGACGCGCCCCCCGGTGAGGACGCCGCCGGCTCCGTCGGGCTCGGGGACGGGCTCTCGTTCGGCGTCGCGCCGGGCGCCGCGTCCTCGTTCGCCACAGCGGCGTTCGTCGAGTCCGGATTCGCCGCGTCCGGGTCCACCGCGTCCGGGTCCGCCGCGTCCGCGTTCGCCGGCTCGTCCGGCGCCGCCCCGTTCGAGCCCTCCACGTCGCACTCGGGGCAGAACTCCTGCCCGTTCTGTCGGAAGATCGGCGAGCCGCAGGCGTCGCAGTGGTCGTTCGTCATCGTCGCGCCCTTGAGCAGGAGTTCGCTCATCCGGCGCGTGGACTCGCGCTTCTCCTCGTCGCGGGCGAACTTCTCGCGGAGCTTCTCGCGTTCGGCCTCCTTGTCGAACTCCGGGTCGTCGCCGTCGGGCGCCTCGTCGGACGCGTGTTCGCTCATGCTCGGGGAATGGTCGTCGCGAGCGAAAAAGTCAGCGGCGTCGAGGGGAGCTCACAGCGAGCGAAGCGACGGAAGCGCAGCGCCGAGCACCGC
Protein-coding sequences here:
- a CDS encoding Sjogren's syndrome/scleroderma autoantigen 1 family protein, producing MSEHASDEAPDGDDPEFDKEAEREKLREKFARDEEKRESTRRMSELLLKGATMTNDHCDACGSPIFRQNGQEFCPECDVEGSNGAAPDEPANADAADPDAVDPDAANPDSTNAAVANEDAAPGATPNESPSPSPTEPAASSPGGASASADVDGAGVDAAEAAGTATPETTGHVDASVDVAAGRDTSPASTRPAGDANAGAAGDDLAAGRDALASTLRRHAEAAAEASDPRVAADHLAAAREAAEALSALRR